The following proteins are co-located in the Imtechella halotolerans genome:
- a CDS encoding tetratricopeptide repeat protein, translating into MVFPKSILLTLFFLATLFNDFELGVHLFNNQKWDAAKMKFQNHLKKYPNDLKTIEYLGDIAGHQKNWDVAIDYYGRLKASVPNNADYHYKYGGVLGMKAKITSKWKALGMIGEVEDAFLKAAQLDEGHIDCRWALVQLYMELPGIVGGSERKARLYAQELMNLSKIDGLLAFGLIEVYQKRYKKAEEYYVKAHLTGNSKTTFQKLYQLYQQHLKEPEKAAQLKAAFEK; encoded by the coding sequence ATGGTCTTTCCTAAATCAATACTGCTAACATTATTTTTTTTAGCAACACTTTTCAATGATTTCGAATTGGGAGTGCATCTCTTTAATAACCAGAAGTGGGATGCTGCTAAAATGAAATTTCAAAATCATTTAAAGAAATATCCCAACGACCTAAAGACTATTGAGTATTTAGGAGACATAGCTGGACATCAAAAAAATTGGGATGTGGCAATTGACTATTATGGGAGATTGAAAGCGAGTGTTCCTAATAATGCAGACTATCACTATAAGTATGGCGGTGTTCTTGGGATGAAAGCAAAAATAACTTCAAAATGGAAAGCGCTGGGAATGATTGGAGAGGTGGAGGATGCTTTTTTAAAAGCTGCCCAGTTGGATGAAGGTCATATTGATTGTCGTTGGGCTTTAGTACAGTTGTATATGGAGCTTCCCGGAATCGTTGGAGGAAGTGAACGTAAGGCAAGGTTGTATGCTCAGGAATTGATGAATTTATCCAAAATAGACGGTTTATTAGCATTTGGCTTGATTGAAGTATATCAAAAACGATATAAAAAGGCTGAGGAATATTATGTGAAGGCTCACCTCACTGGAAATTCCAAAACTACCTTTCAAAAGCTCTATCAACTATATCAACAGCATTTAAAAGAACCAGAGAAGGCTGCACAGTTAAAAGCTGCCTTTGAAAAATAA
- the obgE gene encoding GTPase ObgE, with amino-acid sequence MTEGNFTDYVKVLVASGNGGKGSSHLHREKFVEKGGPDGGDGGRGGHIILRGNENLWTLIHFKYQRHFKAGHGEHGGSSRSTGADGADVFLEVPLGTVVKDFETDQVLFEITTHGEERIVAQGGKGGLGNWHFRTATNQTPRYAQPGIQGEERELLLELKLLADVGLVGFPNAGKSTLLSVITSAKPKIADYPFTTLKPNLGIVQYRDFKSFVIADIPGIIEGAAEGKGLGHYFLRHIERNSTLLFLIPADSKDISEEYEILLNELQKYNPELLDKERLVAISKSDMLDGELKELMKRELDMYFGKTPYLFISSVAQQGIQELKDRLWLMLNPKI; translated from the coding sequence ATGACCGAAGGAAATTTTACAGATTACGTAAAGGTATTGGTTGCTTCTGGTAACGGAGGTAAAGGTTCTTCACATTTACATAGAGAAAAGTTTGTGGAAAAAGGAGGGCCTGACGGTGGTGATGGAGGAAGAGGGGGTCATATTATTTTGCGTGGTAATGAAAACCTTTGGACATTGATACATTTTAAATATCAGCGTCATTTCAAGGCAGGTCATGGCGAACATGGTGGTAGCAGTCGCAGTACGGGTGCAGATGGTGCAGATGTTTTCTTAGAGGTGCCGTTAGGGACTGTTGTTAAGGATTTTGAGACAGATCAGGTTCTTTTTGAGATTACAACACACGGTGAAGAGCGTATTGTTGCACAAGGTGGAAAAGGCGGGTTAGGGAACTGGCACTTTCGTACAGCAACTAATCAGACTCCTAGGTATGCTCAACCAGGTATCCAAGGAGAGGAAAGAGAACTACTGCTTGAATTAAAACTTCTGGCTGATGTAGGATTGGTAGGATTTCCTAATGCGGGAAAATCAACTTTACTATCAGTTATTACCTCAGCGAAACCTAAAATAGCAGATTATCCATTTACGACATTAAAACCTAATCTGGGTATTGTTCAGTACAGAGATTTTAAATCGTTTGTTATTGCTGATATTCCTGGAATTATTGAAGGAGCTGCAGAAGGAAAGGGATTGGGACATTATTTTTTAAGACATATAGAGCGTAATTCGACACTTTTGTTTTTAATTCCTGCTGACAGCAAAGATATTTCTGAAGAATATGAAATACTATTGAATGAGTTACAAAAGTATAATCCAGAATTATTAGATAAGGAGCGTCTTGTAGCAATCTCCAAGAGCGATATGCTTGATGGAGAATTGAAAGAATTGATGAAACGGGAATTGGATATGTATTTTGGAAAAACACCTTATCTTTTTATTTCCTCCGTAGCTCAGCAGGGTATTCAAGAGCTGAAAGATAGATTGTGGTTAATGTTGAATCCAAAAATATAA
- a CDS encoding adenylate kinase produces MKNHYSIFASLNFLNTVIRVHDKYFIPFIGASEIDSQIDRLVKEVCADLDGEVPIFVAVLNGAFMFASDFVKKFPNDCEITFVKLASYSGTSTTGVIKELVGISHELKGRSVVVLEDIVDTGHTLVELKRILESHDVKSLKIATLFFKPEAYTKDIFLDYIGFSIPNKFILGYGLDYDEYGRNLPEVYQLKQNNMINLVLFGKPGAGKGTQAEFLKEKYQLVHISTGDVFRYNIKNETALGTLAKSYMDRGELVPDEVTINMLQEEVDKNVDAKGFIFDGFPRTTAQAEALDSFLESKEMKIDATIALEADDEELIQRLLERGKVSGRTDDQDEEKIRNRFEEYNQKTSPLIDFYTEQGKFISVNGIGSIEEITQRLSNVIDSLETVNG; encoded by the coding sequence ATGAAGAATCATTATAGTATCTTTGCGTCTTTAAATTTTTTGAATACAGTGATTCGTGTCCACGATAAATATTTCATCCCATTTATAGGTGCCTCTGAAATTGATAGCCAGATAGATAGATTGGTTAAGGAGGTATGTGCTGATTTAGATGGAGAAGTGCCAATTTTTGTTGCGGTGCTCAATGGGGCTTTTATGTTTGCTTCTGATTTTGTAAAAAAGTTTCCGAATGATTGTGAGATCACATTTGTGAAGCTAGCTTCTTATTCAGGTACATCAACTACTGGAGTAATTAAAGAGTTGGTAGGGATAAGCCATGAATTAAAAGGCCGTAGCGTGGTAGTGTTGGAGGATATAGTAGATACAGGTCATACCTTGGTTGAACTAAAGCGTATTCTTGAAAGTCATGATGTGAAATCATTGAAAATTGCTACTCTTTTTTTCAAACCTGAAGCGTATACAAAAGATATTTTTCTCGATTATATAGGCTTTTCTATTCCTAATAAATTTATTCTGGGTTATGGCTTGGATTATGATGAATATGGAAGAAATTTGCCGGAAGTTTACCAATTAAAACAAAACAACATGATTAATTTAGTTCTCTTCGGAAAACCTGGTGCAGGGAAAGGTACCCAGGCTGAATTTTTAAAAGAAAAATACCAGTTGGTGCATATTTCTACCGGAGATGTATTTCGTTACAACATAAAAAATGAAACTGCCCTAGGAACTTTAGCGAAGTCTTATATGGATAGAGGCGAATTAGTTCCTGATGAAGTAACCATAAATATGCTGCAAGAGGAAGTTGATAAAAACGTCGATGCCAAGGGGTTTATTTTTGATGGATTTCCTCGGACGACGGCTCAAGCTGAAGCTTTGGATTCCTTTTTAGAGTCTAAAGAAATGAAAATTGATGCTACAATTGCGTTAGAGGCTGATGATGAGGAGCTTATACAGCGACTTTTGGAACGCGGTAAGGTTAGCGGGCGTACTGATGATCAGGATGAAGAGAAAATTAGAAATCGATTTGAAGAGTATAACCAAAAAACTTCGCCGTTGATTGATTTTTATACTGAACAAGGAAAGTTTATTAGTGTTAATGGAATTGGGTCTATTGAGGAGATTACTCAACGTTTGTCCAATGTTATTGATTCCCTTGAAACGGTTAACGGTTAA
- the purK gene encoding 5-(carboxyamino)imidazole ribonucleotide synthase, with product MNYFSSDFTLGILGGGQLGKMLLYETRKYDIRTIVLDPSADAPCRIACNNFEQGSLMDFDTVYNFGKKADVLTYEIELVNVKALEQLEKEGVKVFPSSKTLRTIQNKATQKLFYVDHEIPTAPFTRFAYTSEILPAMEHEALSFPFVWKSTQFGYDGMGVKVIRKAEDLNELPNVECIAEHMIPFKNELAVIVSRNVSGEVKTYPVVEMEFHPEANQVEYVICPARIDESVAQKAQEIALKVSNAIEHVGLLAVEMFQTEDDHILVNEVAPRPHNSGHYSIEASYTNQFEQHLRAILDLPLGKTNSKLAGIMVNLVGAEGHFWDVVYENIEDIMKMDGVTPHIYGKRETRPFRKMGHVTIIHEEVAEARKIAQKVKETINVISKNN from the coding sequence ATGAATTATTTCTCATCTGATTTTACTCTTGGAATCCTCGGAGGAGGACAATTGGGCAAAATGCTACTTTATGAAACTCGTAAGTACGATATCCGTACCATCGTATTAGATCCTAGTGCAGATGCACCTTGCCGAATAGCATGCAATAATTTCGAACAGGGCAGTCTAATGGATTTTGACACAGTTTACAATTTCGGAAAAAAGGCAGATGTACTCACCTATGAAATTGAATTGGTTAATGTAAAAGCACTTGAACAATTAGAAAAGGAAGGCGTAAAAGTATTTCCCTCTTCCAAAACCCTACGTACTATTCAAAACAAAGCCACTCAAAAACTTTTTTATGTAGATCACGAAATTCCAACCGCACCCTTTACCAGGTTCGCCTACACTAGTGAAATACTACCTGCCATGGAACATGAAGCACTTTCTTTTCCATTTGTTTGGAAAAGCACCCAATTCGGGTATGATGGAATGGGCGTAAAAGTAATACGTAAAGCAGAAGATTTGAACGAACTTCCAAATGTCGAATGCATTGCTGAACATATGATACCATTTAAAAATGAGCTGGCTGTCATTGTGTCTAGAAATGTTTCAGGAGAAGTAAAAACATATCCAGTTGTTGAAATGGAATTTCATCCGGAAGCCAATCAAGTAGAGTACGTAATTTGCCCAGCACGCATTGATGAGAGTGTTGCACAAAAAGCTCAAGAAATTGCCCTTAAAGTTTCTAATGCAATCGAGCATGTTGGACTTCTCGCGGTTGAAATGTTTCAAACTGAAGATGACCACATTTTAGTAAATGAAGTAGCCCCAAGACCACATAACAGTGGACATTATAGTATTGAAGCAAGTTACACAAATCAATTTGAACAACACCTACGTGCTATTTTAGATTTACCACTTGGAAAGACAAATAGCAAACTAGCTGGAATTATGGTTAATTTAGTGGGAGCAGAAGGACATTTTTGGGATGTTGTTTACGAAAACATTGAAGACATAATGAAAATGGACGGAGTAACACCTCATATTTACGGAAAGAGAGAGACACGTCCATTTAGAAAAATGGGTCATGTAACCATTATACATGAAGAAGTTGCGGAAGCAAGAAAAATTGCCCAAAAAGTAAAGGAAACCATCAATGTGATAAGCAAAAACAACTAA
- the purE gene encoding 5-(carboxyamino)imidazole ribonucleotide mutase has product MSKVAIIMGSKSDLPVMQEAIDILKGFDIEVEVDIVSAHRTPEKLFDFSTNAHKRGISVIIAGAGGAAHLPGMVASMSPLPIIGVPVKSSNSIDGWDSVLSILQMPGGVPVATVALNGAKNAGILAAQIIGSHDKCVLDKIIVYKEGLKQAVIESAKGL; this is encoded by the coding sequence ATGAGTAAAGTAGCTATAATTATGGGAAGCAAAAGCGACCTTCCTGTCATGCAGGAGGCCATAGATATTTTAAAAGGATTCGACATTGAGGTTGAAGTGGATATTGTTTCTGCTCATCGAACTCCTGAAAAATTATTTGATTTTAGCACAAATGCCCATAAAAGAGGTATTTCAGTGATTATAGCAGGAGCTGGCGGGGCTGCTCATCTTCCTGGAATGGTAGCATCAATGAGTCCACTACCTATAATCGGTGTACCTGTAAAAAGTAGCAACTCAATAGATGGATGGGATTCAGTCCTTTCCATTCTACAAATGCCCGGTGGAGTACCTGTAGCTACAGTAGCGCTAAACGGCGCAAAAAATGCCGGAATATTAGCTGCCCAAATTATTGGAAGTCATGACAAATGTGTTTTAGACAAAATCATAGTATACAAAGAAGGACTTAAACAAGCTGTAATAGAAAGCGCTAAAGGCCTATAA
- a CDS encoding M3 family metallopeptidase: MNTNKLITLFNTPYNSAPFNNINADDYIQLITQAIDETRKEIDIITSNPELPTFKNTIEALEFSGEILDRLTSMFFNLNNAETNETVQKQAQTISPMLSEFGNDIRLNKHLFERVKLVYDQRNSLNLSAEQSTLLEKKYKSFARNGANLPDNKKQDLRNIDKELATLSLKFGENVLAETQAFQLHIINQDDLKGLPEGTIEAAKNLAESTQKEGWIFTLDYPSYIPFMTYAENRELRNQLHKAFGSKAFQKETYDNQAIVLRIAQLRHNRALLLGYKSHAHFVLEERMAETPEKVNQFLNELLEKAFGAAQREFNELQDYAKQIDGIDSLQKWDSAYYTEKLKQQRFELDDELLKPYFKLENVIHGVFTVAKKLFGLHFEEIKNIPTYNKEVQTFRVLDENGNYLALFYTDFHPRPGKRNGAWMTSYKNQYIKNNENSRPHISIVCNFTRPTPTKPSLLTFNEVTTLFHEFGHALHGILANTTYPSLSGTSVYWDFVELPSQIMENWCYEKETLELFAFHYQTGEIIPMEYITKIKESAAFMQGLQTLRQLGFGLLDMSWHGQDPSAITNVKNHEEIAMAATNLFPESPETCMSTSFSHIFQGGYSSGYYSYKWAEVLDADAYEYFKENGIFNRNVADKFKSSILSKGGTENPMELYIQFRGKKPTPEALLKRAGLLV, translated from the coding sequence ATGAATACCAATAAGCTAATTACCTTATTCAACACGCCATACAACTCGGCTCCATTTAACAACATAAATGCAGATGACTACATCCAATTAATCACTCAAGCTATCGATGAGACCCGTAAGGAGATAGACATCATTACTTCAAACCCTGAATTACCAACCTTCAAAAACACCATTGAAGCATTAGAATTTTCAGGAGAAATACTTGACAGACTAACCTCCATGTTTTTCAACCTTAATAACGCAGAAACAAATGAAACGGTTCAGAAGCAAGCACAGACAATTTCTCCCATGCTTTCTGAATTCGGAAACGACATCCGCCTCAATAAACACCTATTTGAAAGAGTTAAACTAGTTTATGATCAACGTAACTCACTTAATCTTTCTGCAGAACAAAGTACCTTATTGGAAAAAAAGTATAAAAGTTTTGCCCGCAATGGAGCTAATCTTCCTGATAACAAAAAGCAAGATCTCCGAAATATTGATAAAGAATTAGCAACATTGTCCCTTAAATTCGGCGAAAATGTTCTTGCAGAAACACAAGCGTTCCAATTACACATAATCAACCAAGATGATTTAAAAGGACTTCCTGAAGGAACAATTGAAGCAGCCAAAAATTTAGCAGAGAGCACCCAAAAAGAGGGATGGATATTTACTTTAGATTATCCAAGTTATATCCCTTTTATGACCTACGCTGAAAATCGCGAGCTGAGAAATCAACTCCACAAAGCCTTTGGAAGTAAAGCCTTTCAAAAAGAAACATATGACAATCAGGCTATTGTTCTTCGCATTGCTCAATTAAGGCATAATCGTGCATTACTACTAGGTTACAAGTCTCATGCTCATTTTGTTCTAGAGGAACGAATGGCAGAAACACCTGAAAAAGTAAACCAATTCCTTAATGAGTTATTAGAAAAAGCTTTTGGAGCAGCTCAACGAGAATTCAATGAGTTACAAGATTACGCCAAACAAATTGATGGAATAGATTCTCTACAAAAATGGGATAGCGCTTATTACACAGAGAAACTGAAACAACAGCGATTTGAATTAGACGACGAATTACTTAAACCATACTTCAAACTTGAAAATGTAATTCACGGTGTATTTACAGTTGCTAAAAAATTATTTGGCCTTCATTTTGAAGAAATAAAGAACATTCCAACATATAATAAAGAAGTACAAACCTTTCGTGTGTTAGACGAAAACGGTAATTATTTAGCTTTATTTTACACTGACTTTCATCCTAGGCCAGGAAAAAGAAATGGTGCTTGGATGACTTCCTATAAAAATCAATATATTAAAAATAATGAGAATTCCAGACCCCATATTTCCATTGTGTGCAATTTTACGCGACCTACACCAACTAAGCCATCCTTACTTACTTTCAATGAAGTAACAACCCTTTTCCATGAGTTTGGCCATGCTCTCCACGGCATTCTTGCTAACACAACCTATCCTAGTCTTAGCGGCACAAGTGTATATTGGGATTTTGTAGAGCTTCCTAGTCAGATTATGGAGAATTGGTGCTATGAAAAAGAAACTTTAGAGTTATTTGCTTTTCATTATCAAACAGGAGAAATAATTCCAATGGAGTATATTACAAAGATTAAAGAATCAGCAGCCTTTATGCAAGGTCTTCAAACATTAAGGCAACTAGGTTTTGGACTACTTGATATGAGTTGGCACGGGCAAGATCCAAGCGCCATAACTAATGTCAAAAACCACGAAGAAATTGCAATGGCTGCAACAAACCTCTTTCCAGAATCTCCAGAGACTTGTATGAGCACCTCTTTTTCTCATATTTTCCAAGGAGGATATTCATCAGGATACTACAGTTATAAATGGGCAGAAGTACTCGACGCAGATGCTTATGAATATTTTAAAGAAAATGGCATTTTTAATCGCAACGTAGCAGATAAATTTAAATCTTCCATTTTATCAAAAGGAGGCACCGAGAATCCAATGGAACTTTATATACAATTTCGAGGAAAAAAGCCTACGCCAGAGGCATTACTTAAAAGAGCAGGTCTCCTTGTGTAA
- a CDS encoding rhodanese-like domain-containing protein produces the protein MKNNEWLLVIFLLITGVLYSQSNVKTISITEYKMSKGRKYPLIDLRTAQEYEEGHLKRSNNIDFTYSGFALMFVDFKKTTPMYLYCRTGNKSAKAAAILDSLGFKKIINLDGGVERWKEAGLPLVRD, from the coding sequence ATGAAAAATAATGAATGGTTATTGGTGATTTTTTTGCTAATTACAGGTGTATTGTATTCGCAGTCAAATGTAAAAACGATATCAATCACGGAGTATAAGATGTCGAAGGGAAGAAAATATCCTTTGATTGATTTACGAACGGCTCAAGAGTATGAGGAAGGTCATTTAAAACGTTCAAACAATATAGATTTTACCTATTCAGGTTTTGCGTTAATGTTTGTAGATTTTAAAAAGACTACTCCGATGTACTTGTATTGCAGGACAGGAAATAAAAGTGCCAAAGCAGCAGCTATATTAGATTCGTTAGGATTCAAAAAGATCATCAATTTGGATGGTGGAGTTGAGCGCTGGAAGGAAGCTGGGCTACCTCTTGTAAGAGATTAA
- the gcvP gene encoding aminomethyl-transferring glycine dehydrogenase: MKTDSFALRHIGPNETDLAQMLQTVGVENLDQLIYQTIPDDIRLKQPLNLPEALSENEFLNHIQQLSQKNKIFKTYIGLGYHETITPSVIKRNIFENPGWYTAYTPYQAEIAQGRLEALLNFQTMVTDLTGMELANASLLDESTAAAEAMTMLYELRNRDQKKNNVTKFFVSEEVLPQTISLLYTRAIPLGIELVIGNHQSFDFSTDFYGALIQYPGKYGQVYDYASFTAKAKNNEIKVAVAADILSLVLLEAPGKWGADVVVGTTQRFGIPLGYGGPHAAFFATKDEYKRNIPGRIIGVTRDTDSNRALRMALQTREQHIKRDKATSNICTAQVLLAVMAGMYAVFHGPKGLTYIAQKVHHSATTLAAQLNRLGYQQTNAQYFDTIVVKAEKHIIKPIAEANGVNFLYIDENTISIAVNEATSLTDINTVLRIFAEAGGRIALTTSSLLQESPLSEEVKRKSEFLTLPVFNSYHSETELMRYIKKLERKDLSLNHSMISLGSCTMKLNAASEMLPLSQANWSNIHPFVPLEQAQGYQEMLKSLENQLNIITGFAGTSLQPNSGAQGEYAGLMVIRAYHESRGEGHRHICLIPSSAHGTNPASAVMAGMKVVVTKTDERGNIDVEDLREKAIKYKDELSSLMVTYPSTHGVFESSIREITQIIHENGGQVYMDGANMNAQVGLTNPATIGADVCHLNLHKTFAIPHGGGGPGVGPICVASHLVPFLPSNPVIATGGAEAITAISAAPWGSAMVCLISYAYITMLGSEGLTNATKYAILNANYLKSKLEEHFSVLYTGECGRAAHEMILDCRPFKKNGIEVTDIAKRLMDYGFHAPTVSFPVAGTLMVEPTESESKAELDRFIEAMVSIRKEIEEADLDDTNNVLKNAPHTLNMVTSDSWTFPYSREKAAYPLSHIAENKFWPTVRRVDEAFGDRNLICTCAPIEAYMEA; the protein is encoded by the coding sequence ATGAAAACAGATTCTTTTGCATTGCGCCATATAGGTCCCAATGAGACGGACTTAGCACAAATGCTTCAAACCGTAGGAGTAGAAAATCTTGACCAACTTATCTACCAAACCATCCCAGATGATATTCGCTTAAAACAACCTCTCAACCTTCCTGAAGCACTTAGCGAAAATGAATTTTTAAATCATATTCAACAACTTTCTCAAAAAAATAAGATATTCAAAACCTATATTGGGCTAGGCTATCATGAGACTATCACTCCTTCCGTTATCAAAAGAAACATTTTTGAAAACCCAGGGTGGTATACCGCCTACACTCCCTATCAGGCTGAAATTGCTCAAGGACGTTTAGAAGCACTTCTAAACTTTCAAACCATGGTTACTGACCTTACAGGAATGGAACTTGCAAACGCATCGCTTTTAGATGAAAGTACAGCAGCTGCAGAAGCAATGACGATGCTCTACGAACTAAGAAATCGTGACCAGAAAAAAAACAATGTAACTAAGTTTTTTGTTTCAGAAGAAGTATTACCACAAACGATATCTTTACTTTATACCCGAGCTATACCTCTAGGCATAGAATTAGTTATTGGCAATCATCAATCCTTCGACTTCTCTACTGACTTTTATGGTGCCTTAATTCAATATCCGGGAAAATATGGTCAAGTTTATGATTACGCATCCTTTACTGCCAAAGCCAAAAACAATGAAATAAAAGTTGCAGTTGCTGCTGATATATTAAGTTTGGTATTACTAGAAGCTCCTGGTAAATGGGGAGCTGATGTTGTAGTAGGAACAACTCAACGGTTCGGAATCCCTTTGGGCTACGGGGGCCCTCACGCTGCATTTTTTGCAACCAAGGACGAATACAAGCGTAATATCCCTGGACGTATTATTGGGGTCACCAGAGATACTGACAGTAATAGAGCACTTCGTATGGCCTTACAAACCCGCGAACAACACATTAAAAGAGACAAGGCTACTTCTAACATTTGTACGGCTCAAGTTTTACTTGCGGTTATGGCTGGAATGTATGCAGTATTCCATGGTCCTAAAGGACTTACATACATTGCACAAAAAGTACATCACAGTGCCACAACACTTGCGGCCCAACTAAACCGATTAGGTTACCAACAAACAAACGCTCAGTACTTTGATACCATTGTAGTAAAAGCAGAAAAACACATCATTAAACCAATTGCAGAAGCCAACGGTGTTAACTTCCTCTATATTGATGAAAACACTATTAGTATTGCAGTAAATGAAGCCACATCACTCACAGACATCAATACAGTTTTACGCATATTCGCTGAAGCTGGAGGAAGAATCGCACTTACCACATCTTCATTACTCCAGGAGAGTCCTTTAAGTGAGGAAGTAAAAAGAAAAAGCGAATTTTTAACACTCCCTGTATTCAATTCGTACCATTCAGAAACTGAATTGATGCGTTACATTAAAAAATTAGAGCGTAAGGATCTTTCATTAAACCACTCCATGATTTCTCTTGGATCTTGTACAATGAAACTGAATGCTGCTTCTGAGATGCTTCCGCTAAGTCAAGCAAATTGGTCTAACATACATCCATTTGTTCCTTTAGAACAAGCCCAAGGATATCAAGAAATGTTGAAGTCACTAGAAAACCAGCTCAACATTATTACCGGATTTGCAGGAACTTCACTTCAACCCAATTCAGGGGCCCAAGGGGAATATGCAGGATTAATGGTAATTCGTGCCTATCATGAATCTCGAGGAGAAGGTCACCGTCATATTTGTTTAATTCCTTCTTCAGCCCATGGAACCAATCCTGCCTCAGCTGTAATGGCAGGCATGAAGGTTGTAGTCACCAAAACTGACGAACGAGGTAATATTGATGTAGAAGACCTAAGGGAAAAGGCAATCAAATACAAAGATGAGCTTTCGTCATTAATGGTAACCTACCCTTCTACTCATGGAGTATTTGAATCTTCAATTCGTGAAATCACTCAGATCATTCATGAAAATGGAGGTCAAGTTTATATGGATGGTGCCAATATGAACGCACAAGTTGGTCTAACAAATCCTGCCACAATTGGGGCAGACGTATGCCACTTAAATTTACATAAAACATTTGCCATACCTCATGGTGGAGGCGGTCCTGGAGTTGGCCCAATTTGTGTAGCCTCACACCTAGTACCATTCCTACCCTCTAACCCAGTAATTGCCACTGGAGGCGCTGAGGCCATTACAGCCATATCAGCTGCTCCATGGGGAAGTGCAATGGTATGTCTTATTTCATATGCCTATATCACAATGTTAGGCTCTGAAGGTCTTACCAACGCAACTAAATATGCCATCCTTAATGCGAATTACTTAAAATCTAAACTTGAAGAACATTTCTCTGTACTTTACACGGGAGAATGCGGTAGAGCAGCTCACGAAATGATTTTGGATTGTAGACCATTTAAGAAAAATGGAATTGAAGTGACCGACATTGCCAAACGTTTGATGGATTACGGATTCCACGCTCCTACAGTATCATTTCCTGTTGCTGGGACATTGATGGTTGAACCGACAGAAAGCGAAAGTAAAGCCGAATTAGACCGTTTTATAGAAGCCATGGTATCTATCCGAAAGGAAATAGAAGAAGCGGATTTGGATGATACAAACAATGTTCTTAAAAACGCACCGCACACCCTTAACATGGTCACTTCAGACAGTTGGACATTTCCATATAGCCGCGAAAAGGCGGCATACCCACTTTCTCACATAGCTGAAAATAAGTTTTGGCCTACTGTAAGAAGAGTAGACGAAGCCTTTGGGGATCGTAATTTAATTTGCACTTGCGCACCTATAGAGGCCTATATGGAAGCATAA